A genomic segment from Nitrospinaceae bacterium encodes:
- a CDS encoding YchF/TatD family DNA exonuclease: MDSPKEPSKPENGSPAPGGNTRGKRRRRGRGRPNRNRAGAPRSDSGQQNPDKQGSPQQGASQEGQPREGQPQGGQPRGGQPRGGQPRAGSPGEGAGSGRPRRRRRGRGPQSQNRTPSPQPPRDVPEKKLELADPAALEGIALEGGALLVDSHAHIDNGAYDSDRRRVLDLAFSKGIGAIIAVGSDLDSSRKALDITKSFEGVYAAVGVHPHEAKAFANKSSGPIKSLAENEKVVAIGEIGLDYHYNLSPQKLQKHWFREQIRLAVKIGKPVIVHNRESDEDLYQILEEEKVWRVGGVVHCFSSDAEMAKKFLGLDLHLGAAGPITFEKSDELRAVFADVPIERILVETDSPYMTPPPNRGKRNEPAYTIQVAQKLAEVKGLSLEEVARATSMNVRRLFKIGPEPVAGTIAYALGGKLYLNITNRCNNACFFCGLLSDKVFMGHDLTLESEPDAAAIIAAAGDPSGYDEVVFSGYGEPTLRLDELKEVAWALKEKGARRIRLVTNGLGSRVNSRSIIAELSGLVDAVSISLQAESPEAYEKVCKTKDIENPYPSIKEFISEAKTQFSDVEVTAVDMPGLIDIEACEQVAREELNVPFRRHTFALAD, translated from the coding sequence ATGGATAGTCCAAAAGAACCAAGCAAACCCGAGAATGGATCTCCTGCGCCGGGTGGTAACACACGCGGCAAACGAAGGCGACGAGGCCGGGGGAGACCGAATCGGAATCGAGCAGGAGCGCCTCGTTCGGATTCGGGCCAGCAAAACCCGGATAAACAAGGCTCACCCCAGCAAGGTGCGTCCCAGGAAGGCCAACCGCGTGAAGGTCAGCCTCAGGGAGGTCAGCCTCGGGGAGGTCAGCCTCGGGGAGGTCAGCCTCGTGCGGGGAGCCCGGGAGAGGGCGCGGGAAGCGGCCGTCCCAGACGGAGGCGTCGTGGGCGCGGACCCCAATCTCAGAATCGGACTCCCTCCCCGCAGCCGCCGAGGGATGTCCCCGAAAAAAAATTAGAACTCGCCGATCCGGCTGCACTTGAAGGTATCGCCCTTGAGGGAGGAGCCCTTCTGGTTGATTCACATGCGCACATCGACAACGGCGCATACGATAGCGATCGCCGGCGTGTTCTCGACCTTGCCTTCTCAAAGGGCATCGGCGCCATCATCGCCGTCGGCTCGGATCTCGACTCTAGTCGAAAAGCGCTCGACATCACCAAATCGTTCGAGGGTGTATACGCCGCCGTTGGTGTGCATCCCCACGAGGCAAAAGCGTTCGCTAATAAATCCTCAGGACCCATCAAATCGCTTGCTGAGAATGAAAAGGTTGTCGCGATCGGCGAGATCGGGCTTGACTACCACTACAACCTATCGCCTCAAAAACTCCAGAAACATTGGTTCCGGGAGCAGATTCGCCTGGCCGTGAAAATCGGCAAGCCGGTTATTGTCCACAACAGGGAGTCCGATGAGGATTTGTATCAAATACTTGAAGAAGAAAAGGTCTGGCGTGTCGGTGGCGTGGTGCACTGTTTTAGCTCCGATGCCGAGATGGCGAAAAAATTTCTTGGCCTCGACCTTCACCTGGGTGCCGCCGGGCCAATAACTTTTGAGAAATCAGACGAGCTAAGGGCCGTTTTCGCCGACGTGCCCATCGAGCGGATTCTTGTCGAGACCGATAGTCCCTACATGACCCCGCCTCCCAACCGCGGCAAGCGCAATGAGCCCGCCTATACAATTCAGGTGGCGCAAAAGCTCGCTGAGGTGAAGGGCCTTAGCCTTGAGGAAGTGGCCAGAGCTACATCGATGAACGTGCGCCGCCTGTTCAAAATTGGCCCCGAGCCCGTGGCGGGCACTATTGCCTACGCGCTGGGCGGCAAGCTTTATCTCAACATCACCAATCGCTGCAACAACGCGTGTTTCTTCTGCGGGCTACTAAGCGACAAGGTGTTTATGGGCCACGACCTCACACTTGAGAGCGAGCCGGACGCGGCGGCTATTATCGCAGCGGCGGGCGATCCTTCCGGGTACGATGAAGTCGTATTTAGCGGCTACGGCGAGCCAACGTTGCGGCTCGATGAACTAAAGGAGGTTGCCTGGGCGCTTAAGGAAAAAGGTGCGCGCCGCATCCGCCTTGTGACGAACGGGCTGGGAAGCCGCGTGAATAGCAGGAGTATTATTGCGGAGCTCTCTGGCCTTGTTGATGCCGTGTCGATCAGTCTTCAGGCCGAGAGCCCAGAGGCCTACGAGAAAGTTTGCAAGACAAAGGATATTGAGAACCCCTATCCCTCCATTAAGGAATTCATCTCCGAGGCGAAAACCCAGTTCAGCGACGTTGAGGTTACCGCCGTGGACATGCCGGGGCTCATCGACATCGAGGCCTGCGAGCAGGTCGCCCGCGAGGAGTTGAACGTCCCCTTCCGCCGCCACACCTTTGCACTCGCGGATTAA
- a CDS encoding J domain-containing protein, whose amino-acid sequence MSATTDKRQRAEYREALNTLGLKMSTERVYVKYAFRKLAFECHPDLHGGNEEKKRQFQELVKAYQTITEDLPLAPPPGPEKTSPTQGRDLHFRLRLAFLQAVLGGEVSMNYIRRAACPSCRGGRRRVCPKCSNMGLSDADAQIKVDVPRGIEDGEILRFRGSGNDGLEGGTAGDLYLLVSVDEHPALKRRGLDIYSEVKLPASRFREGGPLEVFTITGSQKISLSPFTTPERIYQLKGLGVTRNVGDFTECGDHFVRLTEFRANITKDSGKAPQNSLMNGAAGSR is encoded by the coding sequence ATGTCGGCTACCACGGATAAGAGACAGCGGGCGGAATACAGAGAGGCCCTGAACACCCTCGGACTCAAAATGAGCACTGAACGCGTCTACGTTAAATACGCGTTTAGAAAGCTCGCCTTCGAGTGCCACCCCGATCTTCACGGCGGCAACGAGGAGAAAAAACGCCAGTTCCAAGAACTCGTAAAAGCTTATCAGACGATTACCGAAGATCTGCCTTTAGCCCCTCCCCCGGGGCCAGAGAAGACTTCCCCCACCCAGGGCCGCGATCTACATTTCCGCTTGCGGCTGGCTTTCCTACAAGCGGTCCTGGGAGGGGAGGTCTCAATGAACTACATCAGGCGCGCCGCCTGCCCCTCGTGCCGAGGCGGGAGACGACGTGTCTGCCCAAAATGCTCGAACATGGGACTCAGCGATGCCGATGCCCAAATCAAGGTAGATGTTCCTCGGGGCATTGAGGACGGCGAAATACTCCGCTTCAGGGGCTCGGGCAACGACGGCCTCGAGGGCGGAACTGCGGGGGATTTATATCTGCTGGTTTCGGTGGACGAGCATCCGGCCCTGAAGCGACGCGGGCTAGACATCTACAGCGAGGTAAAACTGCCCGCCTCTCGGTTTCGGGAGGGCGGCCCGCTTGAAGTCTTCACCATCACCGGAAGCCAAAAAATTTCACTGTCCCCATTCACCACCCCGGAGCGGATCTATCAGCTCAAAGGGCTCGGCGTCACGCGAAACGTAGGCGATTTCACCGAATGCGGCGACCACTTCGTGCGCCTCACCGAATTCAGGGCAAACATCACCAAGGATTCCGGAAAAGCGCCGCAAAACAGCCTCATGAATGGCGCGGCTGGCAGCCGCTAG